CAGGATCAGCTCTGTCTCGGCACTCAGTCGATGGGCGACCGAAGCCACCGCCGCTTCCGCGTCATAGGCCTTGCAAGCCAGCAGCAAGCGCTTGATGGGTTCGGGGCTTTGCGCGGTTTCGCCGGGCACCGGGTAACATAGCGCCTGCCCCTGTTCCACCAGCGTCAGGCCACCGCTTGCCCGGTAAGCCTGCAACCGCTGCTCATTGCGCAGCACCAGCCGCACCGGCAGGCCGGCCCGGGCCAGGCGCGTCGCCCACAACGTGCCGAGACTGCCGGCTCCCAGGACATGCCAGGTGGTGGACATCAGTTTTTTACTCGCTTTGGCGCTGGCATCTGAGGGGCTCGCGGTAACGACGGGAAAAGACCCGTTATAATGAGCCCGATTTTAACCACAAGCCAAGTGCGCGCCTTTGTCACGGGCGCGCCTTTTTATTTGGAGAACACTACATGCCGTCATTCGACGTGGTATCCGAACTGGACAAACACGAAGTCACCAACGCCGTTGAAAACGCCGTCAAGGAACTCGACCGTCGGTATGACCTTAAGGGCAAGGGCAGTTTCGAGTTCAAGGAAAAGGACTTGACCGTCAACCTGACCGCCGAGGCCGAGTTCCAGCTCGAGGCGATGATCGAGATCCTCAAGCTGGCGCTGGTCAAGCGCAAGATCGATGTGCAATGCCTCGAGGTCAAGGACGCCTACGCCTCGGGCAAGCTGATGAAGCAGGAAGCCGTGCTCAAGGAAGGCATCGACAAGGAATTGGCGAAGAAGATCGTTGCCCACATCAAGGACGCCAAGCTCAAGGTCCAGGCCGCCATCCAGGGTGAGCAGGTGCGCGTGACCGGCAAGAAGCGTGACGACTTGCAGGAAGCCATCGCCGCGCTGCGCGGCAAAGAATTCGGCATGCCGCTACAGTTCAATAACTTCCGCGACTGACACCAGGCTGTTCGCAATTACCGTGGCCGATGTGCTCCCGGTGCGGGGCATCGTCGGCTACACAGTGTTGCACGGGTGTTGCGTGCAACGGGAACAAGGAGAACACGATGGACTTGAACGCTGAAGTGGACCACCTGGTCAAGGCTTCCCAGGCCTGGATACCGATGATCATGGAGTACGGCAGCCGCGTGCTGCTGGCGGTCGTCACCCTGGCTATCGGCTGGTGGCTAATCAACAAGTTGACCCGCAAACTGGGCGCACTGCTGGCCTTGCGTAATGCCGACTTGGCATTGCAAGGGTTTATCAGCACGCTGGCGAACGTCATCCTCAAGATTCTACTGATCGTCAGCGTCGCGTCGATGATCGGCGTGGAAACCACCTCGTTCGTCGCGGCCATCGGTGCGGCAGGCTTGGCGATTGGCCTGGCCTTGCAGGGCAGCCTGGCGAATTTCGCCGGTGGCGTGCTGATCCTGCTGTTCCGTCCATTTCGCATCGGTGACTGGATCGAGGCCCAAGGCGTGGCCGGTACGGTCGACAGCATCCAGATCTTCCACACGATCATTCGTACCGGTGACAACAAGACCGTCATCGTGCCGAACGGCAACCTGTCCAACGGCATCATCACCAACACCAACCGCCAGCCAACCCGCAAAGTAGTATTCGACGTGGGCGTGGATTACCAGGCCGACCTGCAAAAAGCGCGGGAAGTGTTACTGGAGCTGGCCAAGGACGAGCGCGTATTGGCCGATCCTGCACCAGAAGCGGTGATTTCCACCCTGGGCGATAGCTCGATCACGGTGTCGCTGCGTATCTGGGTGAAAACGGCGGACTACTGGAACGTGATGTTCATGCTTAACGAACAGGCGCGGGACCGCTTGAAGGATGCGGGCATTGATATTCCGTTTCCGCAACGGGTTATTCGGGTTGTTCAGGAAGGGCCAGCGCAATAACGATTTGAATGTAACTCGGCGCTGGGGTCGGGTTATGTTTAGCTAGCTTGCTATTTAACAAGTTGTGTTAACGCTGACATTGCACTAGGCATAAAAAAACCGCTCACCTGGATCAGGTGAGCGGTTTTTGTTTGTCGCGAGTGCAGCTATCGAATTAGCACTGAATTACAAGATGCTCAGTGGGTATTCAAAGATGAAGCGCAGGTCGTTGTTGTCGTTGCCGTTGATGGCGTTATAGTCACTGTTGGCACGGTAGAACGCAGCACGTACGCGCATCGACAGGTCCTTGGCTGGACCGTTTTGCACAACGTACTTGGTTTCGACGTCCCATTCGTGCTCTTTACCTTCTGCGCCGCCAGTCTCGATGTTGTCACCGGTAACGTAGCGAGTCATGAAGCTCAGGCCAGGAACGCCATAAGTCTTCATGTTCAGGTCGTAGCGAGCCTGCCACGAGCGCTCGTCCTGACCGTTGAAGTCGGAGTACTGGATGGAGTTGGCGAGGAAGATAGTGCCGTTACCGTCAGTGCCGTAGACGTAGCCGGTATCACCGGTGGAGCGCTGGTGAGCCAGGGTGAATTTGTGGGCACCGATGGCATAGGCTGCTGCGAGGGACCAGATGCGGTTGTCAACGTCGCCGCTGAGCTTCTGGCCTTGGTCCTGGCTGTCATAACCGTTGAAGTCGAAGTTCAGGGACTGATCTTCGTTGATCGGCAAGGTGTAGTTCAGGTTGATGTATTTCTTTTTATAGTGGTCTTCAATATCGGAAGCCGCTACGCCAGCAACGAAATTGTCGGTGAACTGGTAGGTTGCGCCGGCAATGTCGGCAGACGTCAGGCCGAGGCCGTCATCGCCCATGCCAGTTTGCGAGCTGATGGCGTTGAAATGACCTGCGGTCAGCTCCAAGCCTTTGATTTCTTTACTGGTGATCAGCGTACCCGTGGCAACTTCTGGCAGTAGACGGCTGTCGTCAGTGGAGAAAACCGGGCTGGCAACGAACTGGTTACCGTGTTTCAGCACGGTGTCGGACAGACGGAATTTAACCGCGCCACCAACCTTCGATTGGGTGTCTTCCAGGTTGTTATCGCTGTCACGAGCGAACAGACCGTTACCGGCACGACCGGTACCGCCATCGATGCGAACGGTGCCAAATGCGAAGCCGTCAACACCTACACCAACAGTACCTTGAGTGAAGCCCGACTCATAAATGGCACGAGCGGCAACACCAGACTCTTCACGATAACTTTGTGCGGTGCTTGGGTTGTTCTTGAAATCACGGTTCATGTACAGCGCACGGGTC
The Pseudomonas marvdashtae genome window above contains:
- a CDS encoding YajQ family cyclic di-GMP-binding protein — protein: MPSFDVVSELDKHEVTNAVENAVKELDRRYDLKGKGSFEFKEKDLTVNLTAEAEFQLEAMIEILKLALVKRKIDVQCLEVKDAYASGKLMKQEAVLKEGIDKELAKKIVAHIKDAKLKVQAAIQGEQVRVTGKKRDDLQEAIAALRGKEFGMPLQFNNFRD
- a CDS encoding mechanosensitive ion channel family protein, yielding MDLNAEVDHLVKASQAWIPMIMEYGSRVLLAVVTLAIGWWLINKLTRKLGALLALRNADLALQGFISTLANVILKILLIVSVASMIGVETTSFVAAIGAAGLAIGLALQGSLANFAGGVLILLFRPFRIGDWIEAQGVAGTVDSIQIFHTIIRTGDNKTVIVPNGNLSNGIITNTNRQPTRKVVFDVGVDYQADLQKAREVLLELAKDERVLADPAPEAVISTLGDSSITVSLRIWVKTADYWNVMFMLNEQARDRLKDAGIDIPFPQRVIRVVQEGPAQ
- a CDS encoding OprD family porin; protein product: MRVMKWSMIALAVSASTSQFAVASSQEESKGFIEDQSLTVLTRALYMNRDFKNNPSTAQSYREESGVAARAIYESGFTQGTVGVGVDGFAFGTVRIDGGTGRAGNGLFARDSDNNLEDTQSKVGGAVKFRLSDTVLKHGNQFVASPVFSTDDSRLLPEVATGTLITSKEIKGLELTAGHFNAISSQTGMGDDGLGLTSADIAGATYQFTDNFVAGVAASDIEDHYKKKYINLNYTLPINEDQSLNFDFNGYDSQDQGQKLSGDVDNRIWSLAAAYAIGAHKFTLAHQRSTGDTGYVYGTDGNGTIFLANSIQYSDFNGQDERSWQARYDLNMKTYGVPGLSFMTRYVTGDNIETGGAEGKEHEWDVETKYVVQNGPAKDLSMRVRAAFYRANSDYNAINGNDNNDLRFIFEYPLSIL